In the Deferribacter desulfuricans SSM1 genome, ACCTGAGCAATAGGATCTAATACTTGGGTTTTTACAACTTCTTGGTATAGTTTTTTTATCCTTGAAAAAACAGACTTACTAAAATATCTTGCAACTTCTGGAAATTTACCTGATATTTTTAATATAATTTCTTTTGGTATTAAAAGTGCTTCTACTTCATCAGCTGTTCTTGCACCTGCTGTATAACCGCTATCACTAAAAATTGGCGTCCAGCCAAAGAAATCGCCTTCATACCTTCTATCTACTGTTATCTCAACACCTTCATCCGTTTCTGTAATGATTTCCACTTCACCTCTTGAAATAAAATAGAGATAACCAGTAGGTTCGTCATACTGAGAAAAAACAATTGTACCAGGCTGATATATTTTAACTTTAGAGTGTTTTTCTATTAGCTCGAAAACATCATCTGGAAGGTTATCAAAAGGTTTTACACTTCTTAATTTTTTTACAGCATCATACATAATAAAACTTAATTAAGCTGCTCTTTTCTTTTTAGGCACAATGGGATGAGCTTGAGTTTTAATAATAAAATCTCCTATAATTTTAAACCAGATTGTTAAACCAGCAATTTCTGTCCAAACTTCATAAGGATACGCAAAAACTACAACTCCTAATATTGCCCAAGCAGCTGCAAGTCCAGCTATAAGATTTAATCCACCAACATATGGGGCCCATTTTGCAGGATTTTTTGGTGGTTCCCCTCTTTTTAATGCAACATCAGAATAATCTTTTTTTATAAAAATTCTATATGCTCTTCTTAGCCAAAAATAAGCCATTGGGTAAAGCCCCAAAAATAAAATCCATGTCATAACGGTAAAAACATCTATTTGCAGCTCCATTAAACACCCCTTTTATTATTATAACATATATTTTGTGTTTGTTAAGAAAACAATTTTCTAAAGAAAAGCCCCCTCTAAAAGAGGGAGCTTATCAGATATTATTAATGTCCAGCAGCTGCCTCACCAGCACCTTTTGGATAACGTACATTTTCAACCATTTCAGCGATATCTTCAGGAACAGGAGCTGTCATATTCTTAACGATGAAAGCAACTATAAAGTTAAGTAACGCACCGATTGCTCCGATAGCGTTTGGCTCAATACCTAAGAACCAATAACCATTGACAGGTTTTGGGAAATAAGCTGTACCTTTTATAAAGAAAAGTCCTTTATAACCAAACACGTAGAACATTGTAAATATAATACCAGCAAGCATACCAGCGATAGCACCCTGTCTATTCATAGTTTTACTGAATATACCCATCATAATAGCTGGGAATAATGAACTTGCAGCAAGACCAAATGCTATAGCAACTGTACCAGCAGCGAAGTCAGGTGGGTTCAAACCAAGATAACCAGCAACGATAATTGAACATGCCATAGCTATCCTACCAGCCATCAATTCACCTTTTTCACTCAAGTCTGGCATAAGGAAATTTTTCAACAAGTCGTGAGAAATAGCTGATGAAATTGCAAGCAATAAACCAGCAGCGGTTGATAATGCAGCAGCAAGACCCCCTGCAGCAACCAAACCGATTACCCAGTTAGGAAGCTTTGCAATTTCAGGGTTAGCAAGAACCATAATATCTCGGTTAACTACTAATTCATTACCTTTCCAACCAGCAGCTTCAGCTTTTGCCTGGAATGCTTTATTCTTATCATTATAGTACTGAATACGGCCATCGCCATTTTTATCTGTAAACTTAAGAAGTCCAGTTACTTCCCAACGCTTAAACCAGCCAGGTCTATCTTCATATTTAATGTTATTCTCAGGTGCAAAAACATCTCCACCAGTTAATAATGCTTTGTTTAGAGTAGTATGAAGATTAAGTCTTGCCATAGCACCAACAGCAGGAGCTGTTGTATAAAGAATAGCAATGAAAAGAAGTGCCCAACCAGCTGATGCACGAGCATCCCTAACTTTTGGCACTGTAAAGAAACGCATAATAACGTGTGGCAAACCAGCAGTACCAATCATCAGAGATAGTGTATAAACAAACATATTTAGCTTACTGATTCTCACACTTGTTGAATATTTAGCAAAACCAAGCTCTGTAACAACTTGATCCAATTTATCCAACAAGTACATATCACTACCGGTAAAATGTGAACCAAGACCAAGCTGTGGTATTGGATTACCAGTTAAATGCATTGATATGAAAATAGCAGGGATAACATAAGCAATAATTAATACACAGTACTGAGCAACCTGAGTATAAGTAATACCTTTCATACCGCCAAAAACCGCATATGTAAAAACTATTGCCATACCAACGATTACACCAGTAGTTTTGTCAACTTGCAAAAATCTTGAAAATGCAACACCAACACCAGTCATCTGACCAATAATATATGTAATAGAAGCGATCAAAAGACATAAAACAGCAACAACTGCTGCACCATTTGAATAGTAACGTGTTTTGAAAAAGTCAGGTACTGTATATTTTCCAAACTTTCTCAAATATGGTGCAAGCAATGTAGCAAGTAAAACGTAACCACCAGTCCACCCCATAAGGAAGAGTGAACCACCATAACCCATAAATGCAATAAGACCAGCCATAGATATGAAAGATGCTGCAGACATCCAGTCAGCTGCAGTAGCCATACCATTTAAAACTGGATGTACACCACCGCCAGCTACATAAAACTCTTTAGTACTACCAGCTCTTGACCAAATAGCGATACCTATATAAAGTGCAAATGTAAGACCAACAATTATATAAATAGTAGTTTGTAAACCCATAACCATCCTCCCTAATCTTCATGCACGTCGAATTCACGATCGACTTTATTCATTATGCTGGTATAAACGAAAATGAGAATCACAAATATAACTTCAGAACCCTGATTAGCAAACCAGAAACCGAGACCATAACCACCAATTTTAATTGCATTTAAAGCATCATAAAAAAGAATACCAAAAAGATAAGACACAACAAACCAAATTATCAGAATATTTCTGATAACTGATAAATTCTTCTTCCAATAGGCTTCCAACTTCTCCTTATCCATCATAAAAACACCTCTCAAAAAAATTTTTAAAAAGACAAAAACTAAAAACAGTAAAACTCGTGCTTCCTACTTTTCTGCTACCACCTCCTTTCATTGTTCTTATAAATATATTCATCAACTCACCCCCACACTGTTATATTTAATACATTGTTTTATCTTTGTCAATATTTAATCACTACAAACAAAACCAATATTTTACCCTATTGCATACTGTATATTGTATACAGTATGCAATATGCTACAATATATTGTCATTACATATATTTTTATACACAAATATTATCACATTGTTCTAATTTGTGTTTGTTGATATTTTTTTATTTATAACTAGATTTTATTTTTTAAATTATAACCATTATAATCTACGACAATTAAAAACAATGCTTTAAAACAGCAATGCTATTCACAATAAAAGTGAGTCCACCCAACAAAAAATACTTGACATAAATTGACTCAGATTTATTTTAATTTATGGAAATAAAAAATAGTAAAAGGAGGTGGGTTATGTTGGAAAGATTCAGAGGCAACAAACCTGCTGTAGCAAATCCTTTTAGAGAACTATTAACTTTTCAAGAAGAAATTAACAAATTGTTTGATGACTTCTTTAGAGCACCTAAAGCGTTAGATGATACAGTTGCATTTGCACCAGATATAGACATTGCAGAAACTAAAGATGCATTTATTGTGAAAGCAGATCTTCCAGGAATGACTGAAAAAGATATTGAAGTAAGCTTAACCAACAACATTTTAACAATTAAAGGTGAAAGAAAAGAGGAAAAAGAAGAAAAAGACAAAAACTATTTCAGAAAGGAAAGAGTATTTGGAACATTTTTAAGAGAAATCCAAATTCCAAAAAGGGTTCAAACAGATAAAGTAAAAGCTAAATTTAAAAATGGTGTTTTAGAAATAGAACTTCCAAAAGCTGAAGAAGAAAAAGAGAAAACTGTAAAAATCGAAGTAGAAAAATAAGTAGACAATAAAAGGTGGGTAAAGTATCCCTTTACCCACCTCCTTTCTTTTTAAATAATACTCAATTTTAAAAATCCCCACCAAAATAATCCTCTTTAAATTCATCTCAAAATATATTAAGATTTAAATATGACTAAAATAGATAAATATTACGATCTTATAATAATTGGTGGTGGTGCAACAGGAGCTGGTGTAGTATTAGATGCTGCATCCAGAGGTATTAAAACACTTTTGATAGAAAAAAACGATTTTGCTTCTGGTACAAGTAGCAGAAGTACAAAATTGTTACACGGTGGAGTTAGATACTTAGAAGCAGCAATTAAACATTTTGATAAAGAGCAATACCACCTGGTAAAAGATGGTTTAAAAGAGAGATATCTCTTGATAAAAAACGCTCCACACCTATGTCACAAAATTTCTTTGTTAACCCCATTGTACAAATGGTATGAAATCCCATATGTTT is a window encoding:
- a CDS encoding DUF4212 domain-containing protein, producing the protein MDKEKLEAYWKKNLSVIRNILIIWFVVSYLFGILFYDALNAIKIGGYGLGFWFANQGSEVIFVILIFVYTSIMNKVDREFDVHED
- a CDS encoding Hsp20/alpha crystallin family protein — encoded protein: MLERFRGNKPAVANPFRELLTFQEEINKLFDDFFRAPKALDDTVAFAPDIDIAETKDAFIVKADLPGMTEKDIEVSLTNNILTIKGERKEEKEEKDKNYFRKERVFGTFLREIQIPKRVQTDKVKAKFKNGVLEIELPKAEEEKEKTVKIEVEK
- a CDS encoding sodium:solute symporter family protein, giving the protein MGLQTTIYIIVGLTFALYIGIAIWSRAGSTKEFYVAGGGVHPVLNGMATAADWMSAASFISMAGLIAFMGYGGSLFLMGWTGGYVLLATLLAPYLRKFGKYTVPDFFKTRYYSNGAAVVAVLCLLIASITYIIGQMTGVGVAFSRFLQVDKTTGVIVGMAIVFTYAVFGGMKGITYTQVAQYCVLIIAYVIPAIFISMHLTGNPIPQLGLGSHFTGSDMYLLDKLDQVVTELGFAKYSTSVRISKLNMFVYTLSLMIGTAGLPHVIMRFFTVPKVRDARASAGWALLFIAILYTTAPAVGAMARLNLHTTLNKALLTGGDVFAPENNIKYEDRPGWFKRWEVTGLLKFTDKNGDGRIQYYNDKNKAFQAKAEAAGWKGNELVVNRDIMVLANPEIAKLPNWVIGLVAAGGLAAALSTAAGLLLAISSAISHDLLKNFLMPDLSEKGELMAGRIAMACSIIVAGYLGLNPPDFAAGTVAIAFGLAASSLFPAIMMGIFSKTMNRQGAIAGMLAGIIFTMFYVFGYKGLFFIKGTAYFPKPVNGYWFLGIEPNAIGAIGALLNFIVAFIVKNMTAPVPEDIAEMVENVRYPKGAGEAAAGH